The following coding sequences are from one Catharus ustulatus isolate bCatUst1 chromosome 30, bCatUst1.pri.v2, whole genome shotgun sequence window:
- the LOC117008862 gene encoding feather beta keratin-like: MSCYDLCRPCGPTPLANSCNEPCVRQCQDSRVIIEPSPVVVTLPGPILSSFPQNTAVGSSTSAAVGSILSESGVPINSGGFGLSGLSGLGGRYCGRRCLPC, from the coding sequence atgTCCTGCTACGACCTGTGCCGGCCCTGTGGccccaccccgctggccaacagctgcaacgaACCCTGCGTGCGCCAGTGCCAGGACTCGCGGGTCATCATCGAGCCCTCGCCCGTGGtggtcaccctgccaggacccatcctcagctccttcccccagaacaccgcCGTGGGATCCTCCACCTCCGCCGCCGTGGGCAGCATCCTCAGCGAGTCCGGGGTCCCCATCAACTCGGGGGGCTTTGGGCTCTCGGGGCTCTCCGGCCTTGGTGGTCGCTACTGCGGCCGCAGGTGCCTGCCCTGCTAG